In the genome of Macellibacteroides fermentans, one region contains:
- a CDS encoding TolC family protein → MKRAICILFILLSFDKAYAGDTLRITLEEAVLLAQKQSPQAIAARHQYRAAYWAWRSHKADYLPGISFSSNTTLNRSISSITFSDGKDGFVHRNQLLNDGAVTISQNLSFLGGNVYFQTGLQRLDIFSDKQVSYRSTPLVIGYSQNLFGYNHLKWNRKIEPVRYQQAKKMYIETLELVAATAVGKFFQLATAQSNWRSASYNYAAADTLFQYARGRYKIGTITENEMLQLEINFLSEQTSKLNAAIEVSDNVQDLRSFLGINNTVEIETIVSDSVPVFIVLEKDALKYAHRNSPDLESFALQELEAESMVANTKAANRLKADLYVEFGLTQADQTLRSAYRSPLDQQLVSLGIRIPILDWGVGRGRVEVAKSNLSKIKTNLAQARTDFDANVFKIVKQFNLQSDKIRIARMTADRAVRRNEVAYRLYLLGKSTVLDLNASISEKDSSQRAYINELKIYWSLYYGLRSITGYDFASNVPIYLPEVQFNN, encoded by the coding sequence ATGAAAAGAGCAATCTGCATACTATTTATTCTGCTTTCCTTTGATAAGGCATATGCCGGTGATACGCTTCGTATCACACTGGAGGAGGCTGTGCTGCTGGCGCAAAAGCAATCTCCGCAAGCGATTGCTGCACGTCATCAGTACAGGGCAGCCTATTGGGCATGGCGATCACACAAGGCCGATTACTTGCCGGGTATCTCTTTTAGTTCCAATACAACACTAAACCGCTCTATAAGTTCCATTACGTTTTCCGACGGAAAGGATGGGTTTGTGCACCGTAACCAGCTGCTGAATGATGGAGCTGTTACGATTAGTCAGAATCTCTCTTTTCTGGGAGGAAACGTATATTTTCAAACGGGGTTGCAGCGACTGGATATTTTTTCAGATAAACAGGTATCCTACAGGTCTACCCCTTTGGTAATAGGATACTCTCAAAACCTGTTTGGGTATAACCACCTGAAGTGGAACCGGAAGATCGAGCCGGTACGGTATCAGCAGGCAAAGAAAATGTATATAGAGACCCTCGAGCTGGTTGCTGCCACAGCTGTTGGTAAATTCTTTCAACTGGCTACGGCACAAAGTAACTGGAGGTCGGCCTCCTATAACTATGCTGCGGCGGATACCTTGTTCCAATATGCCCGGGGAAGATATAAAATAGGAACCATTACCGAAAACGAGATGCTTCAGCTGGAGATCAATTTCCTGTCGGAGCAGACCAGCAAACTAAACGCAGCCATCGAGGTAAGCGACAATGTGCAGGATTTGCGAAGTTTTCTGGGCATAAACAACACTGTAGAGATCGAAACGATTGTAAGTGACTCGGTACCGGTATTTATCGTTCTGGAAAAGGATGCCCTGAAGTATGCCCACCGGAATAGTCCGGATCTGGAATCGTTCGCCTTACAGGAACTTGAGGCCGAAAGTATGGTGGCAAACACCAAAGCTGCCAACCGACTGAAAGCGGATCTGTATGTTGAGTTCGGATTAACGCAGGCAGACCAAACCCTGCGTTCCGCCTACCGAAGTCCCCTCGACCAGCAGCTTGTAAGTCTGGGTATCCGTATTCCTATCCTGGATTGGGGCGTTGGCAGAGGCAGGGTTGAGGTTGCCAAAAGTAACTTGTCTAAAATAAAAACCAATCTGGCGCAGGCACGTACGGACTTTGATGCCAATGTTTTCAAGATTGTGAAGCAGTTTAATCTGCAGTCGGATAAAATCCGTATTGCCCGGATGACTGCCGATCGTGCCGTTCGCCGGAATGAAGTTGCCTACAGACTGTATTTGCTGGGGAAGTCCACTGTGCTCGATCTGAATGCCTCAATCTCCGAAAAAGATAGTTCGCAACGTGCCTATATCAACGAACTTAAAATTTATTGGAGTCTTTATTATGGGCTACGCAGTATTACCGGGTACGATTTTGCCTCAAACGTTCCCATTTATCTGCCCGAAGTGCAATTCAATAACTAA
- a CDS encoding sigma-54-dependent transcriptional regulator gives MQKQGNILIVDDNEDILFALNLLLQPHVEKVKVTTQPERIEHFISTFHPDVILLDMNFNRDASSGQEGFFWLEKIKKADPDTVVIFITAYSDTDKAVRAIKAGATDFISKPWEKEKLLATVSAALELRKSKNEISSLKQQVAALESNHILPEIIGESTAMQELFGTIEKLKDTDANIFILGENGTGKDLIAHLLYANSPRAGKSFVHIDLGSIPEQLFESELFGYTKGAFTDAKKEKQGRIEMASGGTLFLDEIGNLLPAMQSKLLTVIEKKQIIRLGATTPIPINVRLICATNANIHDMVAKGEFRQDLLYRINTIELHIPPLRERGNDIVLLANHFMQHYARKYKKDIRNLSASACRKLKEYSWPGNVRELQHAMERAVILCQGYMLNADDFMLKQTSVGRLADECLNLEEVEKNTIERALGLSNGNMNQAADLLGISRFALYRKISKYEK, from the coding sequence ATGCAAAAACAAGGTAACATACTAATTGTAGACGACAACGAAGATATTCTGTTTGCGCTTAACCTGCTTTTACAACCCCATGTAGAAAAGGTGAAAGTTACGACACAGCCCGAACGTATCGAACATTTCATTTCCACGTTCCACCCGGACGTTATTCTGCTGGATATGAATTTCAACCGGGATGCAAGCAGCGGACAAGAGGGTTTCTTTTGGCTCGAAAAGATTAAAAAGGCGGATCCGGATACGGTGGTTATATTTATTACCGCTTATTCAGATACCGATAAAGCGGTGAGGGCAATCAAAGCGGGTGCCACCGATTTTATATCCAAACCCTGGGAAAAGGAGAAGTTGCTTGCAACGGTTTCAGCGGCCCTGGAGCTTCGGAAAAGCAAGAACGAGATATCCAGTCTTAAGCAACAGGTAGCGGCATTGGAAAGCAACCATATCTTACCCGAAATTATAGGGGAAAGTACGGCGATGCAGGAGTTATTCGGCACCATCGAAAAATTAAAAGATACGGATGCCAATATCTTTATTTTGGGAGAGAACGGTACCGGAAAGGACTTAATAGCCCATTTGCTGTATGCCAACTCTCCTCGTGCCGGTAAATCCTTCGTTCATATCGATTTGGGTAGTATACCGGAACAACTGTTTGAAAGCGAGCTGTTCGGGTATACGAAAGGGGCCTTTACCGATGCAAAAAAGGAGAAACAGGGACGTATTGAAATGGCATCGGGTGGAACGCTATTTCTGGATGAAATAGGGAATCTGTTGCCGGCAATGCAATCGAAACTGCTTACAGTTATAGAGAAGAAGCAGATTATCCGCCTTGGGGCCACAACGCCTATCCCCATTAATGTACGGCTTATCTGTGCAACGAATGCCAATATTCACGATATGGTTGCGAAGGGTGAGTTCAGACAAGACCTTTTGTATCGCATCAATACCATCGAATTACATATTCCGCCGCTCCGCGAGCGGGGAAATGACATCGTACTCCTTGCCAATCATTTTATGCAACATTACGCTAGAAAATACAAAAAGGATATCCGGAATCTTTCGGCATCGGCTTGCCGTAAGCTTAAGGAGTACAGTTGGCCCGGCAATGTGCGTGAGTTGCAGCATGCCATGGAGCGTGCTGTAATTCTTTGTCAGGGTTACATGCTAAACGCAGACGATTTCATGCTTAAGCAAACATCCGTTGGCAGACTGGCCGATGAATGTCTAAATCTGGAAGAGGTGGAAAAAAATACGATCGAGAGGGCTTTAGGACTGAGCAACGGGAATATGAATCAGGCGGCCGACTTACTGGGAATCTCCCGTTTTGCTTTGTATCGCAAAATAAGTAAATACGAAAAGTAA
- a CDS encoding sensor histidine kinase: protein MKLTSKQLFILKILCIVVLSLTGAWLYTKTLYFCAVFVLAGIVGLACSLYADRRKLVERMERMISEIHHADFSSHFSNPHSDKEIDSLSTKMDEALEVFRNRMHDSMMDETETIAWQKLISVLTHEIMNSIAPILSLSETLSERDVAADADTEEYRIMKQAMETIHRRSKGLLSFVENYRKLTRVPQPTRQAMDVALLFKSLHQLVESDRIHFTYSVYPVHLMFNADRSLVEQVIINLLKNAHEACLNQVKPQIELKAAKVGNEVLITVSDNGPGISSEAMDKIFIPFYSTKPNGSGIGLSLCRQIMVRHEGKIGVESDGKITCFKLHFPILDSGK, encoded by the coding sequence ATGAAGCTTACAAGCAAACAGCTATTTATACTCAAGATACTCTGTATCGTTGTGCTGTCTCTGACAGGTGCATGGCTTTATACGAAAACGCTTTATTTTTGCGCAGTTTTCGTGTTGGCCGGAATTGTGGGTCTGGCCTGTTCGCTGTATGCCGATCGCAGAAAATTGGTGGAACGAATGGAACGAATGATCTCCGAAATTCATCATGCCGATTTTTCTTCTCACTTTTCTAATCCGCATTCGGATAAGGAGATTGATAGTTTATCCACAAAGATGGACGAGGCACTGGAGGTATTTCGTAACCGGATGCACGATTCGATGATGGATGAAACCGAAACCATTGCCTGGCAGAAGCTGATCAGTGTGCTTACCCATGAGATAATGAACAGCATCGCTCCCATATTATCATTATCGGAAACATTAAGCGAACGGGATGTTGCAGCCGATGCCGATACGGAAGAATACCGGATTATGAAACAGGCGATGGAGACTATCCACCGCAGGAGCAAGGGCTTGCTTTCTTTTGTTGAAAATTACCGCAAACTCACCCGTGTACCGCAGCCAACGAGGCAAGCTATGGATGTAGCCCTATTATTCAAATCGCTGCATCAACTGGTGGAATCAGATCGTATCCATTTTACATATAGTGTATACCCCGTACATTTAATGTTTAATGCCGACCGCAGTCTGGTCGAACAAGTGATTATAAACTTGTTAAAGAATGCCCATGAAGCATGCCTTAACCAGGTAAAACCACAAATAGAGCTTAAGGCTGCTAAAGTTGGTAACGAGGTATTGATTACCGTATCAGACAACGGTCCCGGAATTTCGTCTGAGGCAATGGATAAGATATTTATTCCCTTTTATTCGACCAAACCCAACGGATCCGGCATAGGGTTAAGTCTCTGCCGGCAGATTATGGTTCGCCACGAAGGAAAGATAGGAGTTGAATCGGATGGGAAAATAACCTGTTTCAAGCTACACTTTCCCATCCTGGATTCCGGCAAATGA
- a CDS encoding DoxX family protein, whose translation MIQKFLFPSKPDATGFSLFILGFRILFGVLMITHGMQKWDNFDAMSSAFPDPLGVGSTVSLSLAIFAEVICSVAFILGALYRLALIPLIFTMVIAFFVIHAADPFSAKEPAFIYLMVYLMTYITGPGKFAVDRLLVTKKRSR comes from the coding sequence ATGATACAAAAATTTCTTTTTCCTTCTAAACCAGATGCCACAGGCTTCTCCCTTTTTATTCTTGGATTCCGTATTCTTTTTGGCGTATTGATGATCACCCACGGGATGCAGAAGTGGGATAATTTTGATGCAATGTCGTCCGCTTTCCCCGATCCGCTGGGTGTGGGAAGTACCGTTTCATTGAGTCTGGCCATCTTTGCGGAAGTAATCTGTTCGGTAGCCTTTATTCTGGGGGCGCTGTACCGTCTGGCATTAATTCCGTTGATATTCACCATGGTAATCGCATTCTTTGTAATACATGCGGCAGATCCATTCAGCGCAAAAGAGCCTGCGTTTATCTATCTGATGGTTTATCTGATGACCTACATCACCGGACCGGGTAAATTTGCCGTAGACCGCCTGCTGGTTACAAAGAAACGCTCAAGATAA
- the asnA gene encoding aspartate--ammonia ligase, with product MSYLIKPKGYKALLNLAQTEMGIKQIKDFFQQNLSSELRLRRVTAPLFVLKGMGINDDLNGVERAVSFPVKDLDDAKAEIVHSLAKWKRLTLADYNIEEGYGIYTDMNAIRSDEELGNLHSLYVDQWDWERTIRKEDRSIGFLKEIVCRIYAALVRTEYLVYEMFPEIKPTLPSTIFFIHSEELLQMYPDLTPKEREDKITKEHGAVFIMGIGAQLSDGQKHDGRAPDYDDWSTVAENGLKGLNGDLLVWDDILDRAMELSSMGIRVNKEALLRQLTLCNAEEKKELYFHQRLLNDELPLSIGGGIGQSRLCMFYLRKGHIGEIQASIWPEAMRKEALEAGMPLI from the coding sequence ATGAGTTACCTAATTAAACCTAAGGGTTACAAGGCTTTGCTTAACCTTGCGCAAACAGAAATGGGGATAAAACAGATTAAAGATTTCTTTCAGCAGAATCTTTCGTCCGAATTACGTTTGCGACGTGTTACAGCGCCCCTGTTTGTACTGAAAGGGATGGGTATCAACGATGATCTGAACGGTGTGGAACGTGCAGTTTCTTTTCCGGTGAAGGATCTCGACGATGCAAAAGCCGAAATTGTACACTCGCTTGCTAAATGGAAAAGGCTGACCTTGGCCGATTATAATATTGAAGAGGGCTACGGAATCTACACGGATATGAACGCCATCCGTTCGGACGAAGAGCTGGGCAACCTTCACTCTCTTTATGTTGATCAGTGGGACTGGGAGCGGACCATCCGCAAAGAAGACCGCAGCATCGGGTTTCTTAAAGAGATCGTTTGCCGCATCTATGCTGCCCTGGTTAGAACGGAGTATCTTGTATACGAGATGTTTCCCGAGATAAAGCCTACCTTGCCAAGCACGATATTCTTTATTCACTCTGAAGAGCTGCTCCAGATGTATCCGGATCTTACGCCCAAAGAGCGTGAAGATAAGATAACGAAGGAACACGGCGCCGTATTTATCATGGGTATCGGTGCACAGTTGAGCGACGGACAGAAGCACGACGGACGAGCTCCTGATTACGACGACTGGTCTACCGTTGCCGAAAACGGACTGAAGGGGCTTAACGGCGATTTGCTGGTTTGGGATGATATCCTGGATCGTGCCATGGAACTATCTTCCATGGGTATCCGGGTGAACAAAGAGGCCTTGCTCCGTCAGCTTACCTTGTGTAATGCCGAGGAGAAGAAAGAGCTTTACTTCCACCAGCGACTGCTTAACGACGAACTTCCTTTAAGCATTGGCGGCGGAATTGGTCAGTCCCGTTTGTGTATGTTTTACCTTCGTAAGGGTCACATCGGCGAGATTCAGGCAAGTATTTGGCCAGAAGCGATGCGCAAGGAGGCTCTGGAAGCAGGCATGCCTCTCATTTAA
- a CDS encoding uracil-DNA glycosylase, whose protein sequence is MDVKIEESWKERLSGEFEKDYFRQLIGFVKEEYKRTTVYPPGPHIFEAFNACPFNQVKVVILGQDPYHEPGQAHGLCFSVQDGTPYPPSLVNIFKELETDLGIQRPASGNLLRWASQGVLLLNATLTVRAHQAGSHQNKGWETFTDAVIHRLAEERRHIVYILWGSYAQKKGAFIDTKQNLVLKSAHPSPLSAYRGFFGNKHFSKTNEYLQANGQQPISW, encoded by the coding sequence ATGGATGTCAAAATAGAAGAAAGCTGGAAAGAGCGATTGTCCGGAGAGTTTGAAAAGGATTACTTCCGTCAGCTTATCGGATTTGTGAAGGAGGAATATAAGCGTACAACCGTATATCCTCCCGGTCCACATATTTTCGAGGCTTTTAATGCTTGCCCGTTCAACCAGGTTAAAGTGGTGATTCTGGGGCAGGATCCCTATCACGAACCCGGACAGGCACACGGTTTGTGTTTTTCGGTTCAGGATGGCACCCCTTACCCTCCGTCTCTGGTCAATATCTTCAAGGAACTTGAAACGGACCTGGGTATTCAAAGACCTGCCAGCGGTAATTTGCTGAGGTGGGCATCCCAGGGTGTTCTGCTGCTCAACGCCACGCTTACGGTTAGAGCTCATCAGGCCGGTTCGCATCAAAACAAGGGATGGGAAACGTTTACGGATGCCGTTATACACCGTCTGGCAGAAGAACGCAGGCATATTGTATATATTCTTTGGGGATCGTATGCTCAGAAGAAAGGAGCCTTTATAGACACGAAGCAGAATCTGGTGTTAAAGTCGGCCCACCCCTCCCCCCTTTCTGCCTACAGGGGATTTTTCGGGAACAAACATTTCAGCAAAACAAACGAATACCTGCAAGCTAACGGGCAGCAGCCCATTTCCTGGTAA
- a CDS encoding putative LPS assembly protein LptD, giving the protein MFHKHKILIILFITLLGGLVIRAQEVRVANDSSAPARQDTVFVPKDTVKLTPDSLQIKTDTLMAKDTVRKKKNSLDAVVTYQAKDSILMTAGNWAYLFGEGNVKYRQIELQSEVIEMNMDSSLVFAKFGLDSIGEEFGYPLFKDGEQQYESKTMRYNFGTKKGYITDVITQQGEGYVTAGRTKKMANNDMFMMGGKYTTCDDHDHPHFYLQLSKAKVRPKKNIVTGPAYLVIEDVPLPLAIPFGFFPFSESYSSGIIMPTFGDEMDRGFFLRDGGYYFALSDYVDLALTGEIYTKGSWGLSARSAYRKRYKYSGNFNASLLTTILGDKVVPKEYSKSKDFKITWTHSQDAKANPYRSFSASVNFATSSYDRNQLTNIYNQNSTSNTKGSSVSLSQRFPNSPFSLSATMNVNQRSRDASISVTLPDVSVTMSRIYPFKRKHAVGSEKWFEKISMSYSGYLRNSIDTKESKLMKSSLVKDWRNGMQHNIPVSATFTFLKYINISPSFNYTERWYTSKVMQAWNETSNRLMPSDTIYGFNRVYNYNASLSASTTMYGFYKPLPFLGNKVEMIRHRFEPSISLSAAPDFGDPRYGFYESYTYMDEDGEMYTNTYSPYANQIFGPAPQGKQGSLSFSISNNVEMKIRSDEDSTGFKKISLIDKLLLGMSYNMAADSFKWSDMSMNLRLKFSKSYTLNLNAMFDTYTYDERGRKVDVPRWEAGKGFGRLRSTSTNFSYTLNNETFSKLFGGGKTDETKKEGSQQGTGEEGELADGLNPETGAQPAEGGRLREKKKEVGEFDADGYQANKVPWSLAFSYGMGLGYGDFNPNTLEYKYKLTHNLSFNGNIQPTKNWRFNFNATYNFDNKKIEYMNCSVTRDLHCWQMSGSFIPIGPYKSYTFTIAVSSSLLKDLKYNQSSSYREGQQWY; this is encoded by the coding sequence ATGTTTCATAAACATAAAATCCTTATCATATTATTTATCACCCTTTTGGGAGGTTTGGTGATACGCGCCCAGGAGGTTCGTGTAGCCAATGATTCTTCTGCTCCGGCCAGGCAGGATACGGTTTTTGTACCTAAAGATACCGTAAAGCTTACTCCCGATTCGCTTCAAATCAAGACAGATACCTTGATGGCTAAGGATACCGTCCGCAAAAAGAAGAATTCGCTGGATGCCGTGGTTACCTATCAGGCCAAGGATTCCATACTGATGACTGCCGGCAACTGGGCCTATCTGTTTGGGGAAGGGAATGTCAAGTACCGACAGATCGAACTTCAGTCGGAAGTGATCGAGATGAACATGGACAGTAGTCTGGTATTTGCCAAGTTCGGTCTGGACTCGATTGGCGAAGAATTTGGTTATCCGCTCTTTAAAGACGGAGAGCAGCAGTACGAAAGCAAAACCATGCGGTATAATTTCGGGACCAAGAAGGGATACATAACCGATGTAATCACTCAGCAGGGTGAAGGGTATGTTACCGCCGGACGCACCAAAAAGATGGCAAACAACGACATGTTCATGATGGGAGGGAAGTATACCACCTGCGACGACCATGACCATCCTCACTTTTATCTGCAGCTTTCCAAAGCGAAGGTACGTCCTAAAAAGAATATTGTAACCGGACCGGCCTACCTTGTGATAGAGGATGTGCCACTTCCGTTGGCTATCCCCTTTGGATTCTTCCCGTTTTCGGAAAGCTATTCGTCCGGTATCATCATGCCTACCTTTGGCGACGAGATGGACCGTGGTTTCTTTTTGAGGGACGGAGGTTACTACTTTGCCTTAAGTGATTATGTGGACCTGGCTCTTACCGGCGAAATCTATACCAAAGGATCGTGGGGATTGTCTGCCCGTTCCGCTTACCGTAAACGATACAAGTACTCCGGTAATTTCAATGCATCGCTGCTTACCACCATTCTGGGAGATAAAGTGGTGCCAAAGGAATACAGTAAATCCAAAGACTTTAAAATTACCTGGACGCATTCGCAGGATGCCAAAGCCAATCCTTACCGAAGCTTCTCGGCAAGTGTGAACTTTGCAACCAGCAGCTACGACCGCAACCAGCTTACCAATATTTACAATCAGAATTCCACCAGTAATACCAAAGGATCGAGTGTAAGTCTTTCACAACGTTTCCCCAACAGCCCCTTCAGCTTGTCGGCCACAATGAATGTGAACCAACGTTCCAGAGACGCCTCCATCTCGGTAACCCTGCCGGATGTATCGGTAACCATGAGCCGTATCTATCCGTTCAAGCGCAAACATGCCGTTGGCAGCGAAAAATGGTTTGAAAAGATATCTATGAGCTACTCCGGTTATCTGCGTAACAGCATCGATACAAAAGAGAGTAAGCTGATGAAGTCAAGCCTGGTGAAGGATTGGCGTAACGGTATGCAGCACAATATTCCTGTTTCTGCTACATTTACGTTTCTTAAATATATCAATATATCCCCATCGTTCAACTACACCGAGCGCTGGTATACCAGTAAGGTTATGCAGGCATGGAATGAAACGAGCAATCGGTTGATGCCTTCGGATACCATTTACGGGTTTAACCGGGTATATAACTACAACGCTTCATTATCTGCCTCAACTACGATGTACGGATTTTACAAGCCGCTTCCATTCCTCGGTAACAAGGTGGAGATGATCCGTCACCGTTTCGAGCCTTCGATCAGCCTTAGTGCTGCACCCGACTTTGGCGATCCGAGATACGGTTTTTATGAATCCTATACGTATATGGACGAAGACGGCGAAATGTACACCAATACCTATTCTCCTTATGCGAATCAGATATTCGGTCCGGCACCTCAGGGAAAGCAGGGATCGTTGAGCTTCTCCATCAGCAACAATGTGGAGATGAAAATCCGAAGCGACGAGGATTCTACAGGATTCAAAAAGATTAGTCTGATTGATAAGCTTTTGTTGGGAATGAGTTATAATATGGCTGCCGATTCCTTTAAGTGGAGCGATATGTCTATGAACCTCCGGTTGAAGTTCTCAAAAAGCTATACGTTGAATCTTAATGCCATGTTTGATACCTATACTTACGACGAGAGAGGACGTAAGGTGGATGTACCCCGATGGGAAGCAGGCAAAGGTTTCGGCCGGTTAAGGTCGACAAGTACCAACTTCTCGTATACATTGAATAACGAAACGTTCTCCAAATTGTTTGGCGGAGGTAAAACCGACGAGACAAAAAAGGAGGGAAGTCAGCAAGGTACAGGCGAAGAGGGTGAACTGGCAGACGGATTGAATCCCGAAACAGGCGCTCAACCAGCCGAAGGCGGCCGTTTACGCGAAAAGAAGAAAGAGGTTGGCGAGTTTGATGCCGATGGTTATCAGGCCAATAAAGTGCCATGGAGTCTTGCATTCAGTTACGGAATGGGCCTTGGGTATGGTGATTTTAATCCGAATACGCTGGAATATAAGTACAAGCTTACCCATAACCTGAGCTTCAACGGAAATATACAGCCAACCAAAAACTGGCGCTTTAACTTCAATGCAACCTACAATTTTGATAACAAAAAGATTGAATACATGAACTGCAGCGTAACGCGCGATTTGCACTGTTGGCAGATGTCGGGAAGCTTTATTCCCATCGGACCGTATAAATCGTATACCTTTACCATCGCCGTTAGCTCGTCGTTGCTTAAAGACCTTAAGTACAACCAGAGCAGCAGTTACCGCGAAGGACAGCAGTGGTATTAA
- a CDS encoding HDIG domain-containing metalloprotein, which produces MDPIEIINRYYSNTSDVYHILVTHSRSVADKALAIARMHPELNLDTRFVEEAAMLHDIGIYLCNAPEIDCHGEAEYICHGYLGADILRREGLPKHALVCERHTGTGISPQMIIERNLPIPHRDMRPVSMEEQLICFADKFYSKTKLEKEKSVEKVRKGLARFGDETLLQFDTWCKLFLGE; this is translated from the coding sequence ATGGACCCTATTGAGATAATTAACAGGTATTATTCCAATACCTCCGATGTGTATCATATACTGGTTACACACAGCCGCTCAGTGGCAGACAAGGCGCTGGCAATTGCACGGATGCATCCGGAGCTTAATCTGGATACCCGATTCGTTGAAGAGGCAGCTATGCTGCACGACATCGGCATCTATCTGTGCAATGCCCCCGAGATCGATTGCCACGGAGAGGCAGAATATATTTGTCACGGTTATCTGGGAGCCGACATCCTTCGCCGCGAAGGATTGCCAAAACATGCTTTGGTGTGCGAACGTCATACCGGAACGGGCATATCACCTCAAATGATAATCGAACGAAACCTGCCTATCCCTCACCGGGATATGCGGCCCGTAAGTATGGAAGAGCAACTTATCTGCTTTGCCGACAAGTTCTACAGCAAAACAAAACTGGAAAAGGAAAAGTCGGTCGAGAAGGTACGAAAAGGGCTTGCTCGTTTCGGAGACGAGACTCTTTTACAATTTGATACATGGTGTAAACTCTTTTTAGGGGAATAA
- a CDS encoding exo-beta-N-acetylmuramidase NamZ family protein produces MAGPGIPPKKSSLKLGAERMEVVTRLLKDKRVALVVNQTSVIEDGQVHLLDALLNKGIDVKKVFAPEHGFRGTEDAGKEVADSRDIKTSTPIISIYGKNKKPTAQQLEGIDVVVFDIQDVGARFFTYISTMHYVMEACAENDKDFIVLDRPNPNDYVDGPVRQKGMESFVGVDPIPVLHGLTVGELAWMINEEGWLDSTPDSCKLMVVKMENWKHGDPYWLPVKPSPNLPNDQAIRLYPSLCFFEATNISVGRGTFFPFQVIGYPDKKYGEFSFTPEPLPGFDTKPLQNGKTCYGVDLRELPFEGGLTLRFLLYFYKMAGKDQAFFFSRPSWFDLLAGTKQLRYQIIRGMSEKEIRDSWKPELDNYRKMRKKYLLYKDYPVKK; encoded by the coding sequence ATGGCCGGTCCGGGTATTCCTCCAAAAAAATCTTCCTTGAAATTAGGGGCAGAAAGGATGGAGGTTGTTACGCGTTTGCTGAAAGACAAGCGAGTTGCCCTGGTGGTAAACCAGACTTCCGTAATTGAAGACGGGCAGGTACACTTGCTGGATGCATTGCTTAACAAAGGGATTGATGTTAAAAAGGTATTTGCCCCCGAACATGGTTTCCGGGGGACTGAAGATGCCGGGAAAGAGGTGGCCGACAGCAGGGATATTAAAACCAGCACCCCGATCATTTCTATTTACGGGAAAAACAAGAAACCAACCGCCCAACAGCTGGAAGGCATAGATGTGGTGGTTTTTGATATACAGGATGTGGGTGCACGTTTCTTCACCTACATCAGTACCATGCATTATGTGATGGAGGCTTGTGCGGAGAACGACAAAGATTTTATTGTCCTGGACCGCCCCAACCCCAACGATTACGTGGATGGACCGGTACGACAAAAGGGAATGGAGTCTTTTGTAGGGGTAGATCCGATACCGGTGCTGCACGGACTTACCGTGGGCGAGCTTGCCTGGATGATAAACGAAGAGGGATGGCTTGACAGTACACCGGATTCGTGTAAACTGATGGTTGTGAAAATGGAGAACTGGAAACACGGTGATCCCTATTGGCTGCCTGTAAAACCCTCTCCCAACCTGCCCAATGATCAGGCAATCCGTCTGTATCCTTCCCTTTGTTTCTTCGAGGCAACCAATATAAGTGTGGGAAGAGGTACCTTCTTTCCATTTCAGGTGATAGGGTATCCCGACAAAAAATACGGAGAGTTTTCTTTTACTCCCGAACCGCTTCCGGGCTTTGATACCAAACCGCTTCAGAATGGGAAGACGTGCTACGGAGTCGACCTGAGGGAACTGCCTTTCGAAGGGGGATTAACGTTGCGTTTCCTGCTCTATTTCTATAAGATGGCGGGCAAGGATCAGGCTTTCTTTTTCTCCAGACCTTCGTGGTTCGATCTGTTGGCCGGTACTAAACAGCTACGCTATCAGATTATCCGGGGAATGAGCGAAAAGGAGATTCGTGATTCGTGGAAGCCGGAGCTGGACAATTACCGTAAAATGAGAAAAAAGTATTTGCTTTATAAAGATTATCCTGTTAAAAAATAA